GATTCTGTGCGACTTGCCATAGATTTAAGCGCCGCCGCCTTCTCCCACTCTCTTTCTGTAAGGGATATTGCCATTTCCAACAGTTCTTTGGCGGGCAACGGCACGGGGGAAAACAACTCTCCGTCATCGGCCTCCGCGGGAGGACCGGCTGGGGAAACGCAAACATACGGAAATGTCGGGGGTCAAACAGGGGTCGGTTCGGTAAACTTGGGCTTTACCGTTTCCGGTTCGTACGACAATTTTAAAAATTTCATGATGGCTCTGGAGAGAAGCTTGCGCGTTTTGAATATCGTTTCTCTTTCTTTTTCGGCTGACAGCGAAGCCGACTATGAGTACAAAGTTGACATAGAAACGTATTTTTTGAAGTAAAATTTTAAAATTTATGCAAATTATAAAAAACAAAAAGGTTCAGCTTGGATTTGTGATAGCGGCACTTCTCTTCACTGTATATTTTTTGTTTTTCAGGGGAGGGTCCGATTCACCTCAACTGTCCCCCGGGACTTCTTTTGTCACTGAAACGGTTTTTAATCCTGTGGACATAATAGTCGGCAGAGAGCTTCTTGCTCTTCTTGCCGAAATGAAGGCCATAAGAATAGACAAAAGTATTTTTGATTCTCCTTTGTTTGACGGTTTAAACGACCTTAGCGTGCCTATAGACCCGCAGCCCTTAGGAAGAAACAACCCGTTCGCGCCCTTTGGGAGCGATGTCAATGCTACAAGTACGGAAAGCGCTACTGCCGGCGGTTTGGAGATATAGGCGACAAAAGTTACGAGACGACAAAATTCGGCGCGAACGTTTCTTCTTTTATCTTTGTGGTAGGAAAGTTTATGGGCTCTAAGTTGCATTTCATTCATGACTTTTTTAGAAAACCTGATAGAAAAAAAAATATTAGAGAAAAAAGATATTGCCGCCATTAAAAGCGAAATTCAGAAAAGTGGCAAAGATCTTGACGACGCGCTAATAAAACGCGGAGTTTCAGAGGCGGTTTTGTTAGAGGCCAAGTCCTCCTATTTTGATATTCCAAAAAGGGTTTTAAACAGCCAAAACATTCCTTTTGAGACCCTGAAATACGTGCCGGAAGAGTCGGCTCTTTACTACCGATTTGTTCCTATCGGACTTGCCGACGGTGTTTTGGAGGTGGGCATCGTGGACCCTGACAATATAGAAGCTCGGGACGCTTTGAATTTTATATCGGCCAAAGTAAACCTGCCTTTCAAAATATTTTTGATAACAAAAACGGACTTTGACAAAGTCATGCAGACGTACAAAGGACTTTCAAGCGAGGTTACGAGGGCTCTTACCGAGCTGGAGTCGGAACTGTCAGAAGAAGAAGTCGTGCAAGCGTCGGTTCAAAAGACCGCCGATGGCGAAACCAGAATAATAGAAGAAGCGCCCGTTACTAAAATAGTCGCCACCATGCTTCACTACGCCACCGAAGGACAGGCCTCGGATATTCATGTGGAACATGTGGGAGACAAAGTCCGCGTTCGTTTTAGGGTTGACGGTATTTTAAATACCAGTTTGATATTGCCGGTCAAGGTGCACGCGGCTGTAATCGCCCGCATAAAAATACTCTCCAATATGCGTCTTGACGAGAAAAGAAAACCGCAGGACGGCAGATTTTCGGCCAAAATCGCCGGAAGAAAAATTGACTTTCGCGTTTCCACTTTTCCTTCTTATTACGGCGAGAAAATAGTCATGCGTATTTTGGATACGGAAAAAGGCGTCTTGCCCACGGATAAAATGGGTATTTCAGAGAGAAATTTGAAAATGATAAAAGAAGCGATTAACAGACCGTACGGCATGATACTCATATCGGGACCTACCGGTTCGGGAAAATCAACCACTCTTTACTCCATGATTAACGAGCTGGACAAGGAAAAAAAGAACGTTCTTTCTCTTGAAGATCCGGTGGAATACAACATCCCCGGCATGAGTCAGTCCCAAGTTCGTCCGGAAATCGGCTACACGTTTGCCTCCGGACTCAGAAGCACTCTCCGTCAAGACCCTGACGTGATAATGGTTGGCGAGATAAGAGACAAAGAAACCGCACAACTGGCCGTTCAAGCGGCTCTGACCGGTCACTTGGTTCTTTCCACCATACACACCAACAACTCTGTAGGTGTAATTCCTCGTCTTATAGACATGGGTGTTGACCCGTACCTTATCGCGCCGACTCTTATATTGGCAATCGCCCAGCGTCTGGTAAAACAAATATGTCCCCAAACAGGCAAGCCGATTCCGGTGGAAGGAAGCATTAAGGCCACTATAGACAAACAGTTTGCCGATGTGCCTGAAGAGTTTAAAAAAGACATTGTTTTTGAAAAAGAGGTCTTGGAGGCGGTTCCGAGCGAAGAGTGTCCAAAAGGCACGCGGGGACGTTTGGCGGTGTTTGAAATATTGGCAATGGATCGCGCGGTTGAAAAAGTCATTTTGGAAAATCCGACAGAAGCGGCTCTTATGGAAGTGGCTCGCGCGCAGGGCATGCTTACCATGAAAGAAGATGCCATAATAAAATCGTTTGAGAAGAAAATACCATGGGAGGAAGTCAACAAATTGTAAATTTCTGTTTGAAAGTCAGAAAAAGTCCATTGAAAATCCGAGCTGTGGATACAAACTTTATTTACTTTGCTACAATATATCTATGAAGGATTCGCAAACTGGAAAAAAACTACTAATAGTGGATGACGATAAGTTTCTGGTGAATATGTATTCGGCCAAATTCAAATCCGAAGGGTTTGAAGTGGAAACGGCGAATAACGGCCAAGAGGCCTTGGGTAAAATAAGGAATGGTCTGCAGGCCGACGGGGTGGTCTTTGATATAGTCATGCCTTCTATGGATGGGCTGGAATTTTTGAGAGTGATGAAAAAAGAAAACCTTTTGCCGAATGCCGCTTCTATAGCCCTGACAAACCAAAGCCAGCCCACTGATATGGAAGAGGCGGAAAAGCTCGGTGTTAAAGGATATATAGTCAAGGCCTCCACTATCCCTTCGGAAGTGGTAGAGGAGGTAAGAAAAATTTTAAAAAAATAAAATACGATTCCAATCTGCAAATGACACCGGCGCGACGCGAGAGCGTGTCTCGCCAATTTAAAACGGCTTCTCGTTTGTTTGCGGTATTGGGGTTACGATTTGAACATGGACTATAAAAAAGAATTATTCAATCTGATAGAAGACGTCATTAAAGAAGGAGGGTCGGATCTGCACATATCGGAAAACAAGAATCCCACCATCAGAGTGTCCGGTTTTCTCGTGCCCCTTGTAAGCAAGGCGGTTTTGACCCATAAAGACACTATGGGTTTTCTTGACGAGCTTTTGGCTCCGGCAAACAAAGAACTTTTTATGCGAGAACAGGTGGTTGATTTTTCTTACGGCTATAAGGACAAAGTCCGTTTCAGAGGAAATGCCTTTTTCCAGCAAGGGGCGGTAAGTATCGTTTTACGTCTTATACCCAAGGAGATTAAAACAATTTCCGAGCTGAACTTGCCTCCGATACTGGAGACATTCACCCAGAAGCAACAAGGGTTTTTTCTGGTTGTCGGTCCGATAGGACACGGAAAAACCACCACTTTGGCTTCAATGATAGAGCTTGTAAATCAGACACGGCCGGAACACATAATGACAATTGAAGATCCGATAGAATTCGTTTATGAACAGAAACAGTCAATCGTGGACCAGAGAGAAGTCAGGATAGACGCAAAGGACTTTCATTCCGCTTTAAGCAGTATGTTCAGGCAGGATGTTGACGTTCTGCTTATCGGAGAAATGAGAGATACCGAAACGATTTCAGCGGCAGTTACGGCGGCTGAAACGGGACACCTTGTTTTTTCAACTCTTCACACCAACAACGCCGCTCAGACAATAGACCGTATAATAGATTCTTTCCCCGCCGCCCAACAAGACCAGATACGGGTACAGCTGGCATCCAGTTTGTCCGGCATTTTTTCACAGCGTCTTTTGCCACGTATCTCCGGCGGACTTATTCCGGCTTACGAGTTGCTTATAGCAAACAACGCGGTTTCCAACCTTATTCGTGAAAAGAGAAGCCACGAGATAAACACTGTTATAGAAACAGGTCTTGACGAGGGCATGATATCATTAAACCGTACTCTGGCCGATCTGGTGCGAAGCGGAGAAATAACTGCCGAAAATGCCATGCTTTATTCTACGAATCCGAAAATACTGGAGAGGATGATGTAATCACGAAACATGTAACGCCATAATATGAAACGTGTAACTTGTAACGTGTAACGCCGGAAAAGAAATACTCTGACGCTACACGTTATACGCTTCGCGCTATACGCTTCACGCTACACGATTTTGACGCTACACGCTACACGCTACACGTTATACTTTATACTCTATGCTTTTCAAATACACTTCTATAGACAGCACCGGCAAAGAGGCGCCGGGAAGCATTGAAGCCATAAACGAAGATGTCGCCATTTCCTCACTGCAAAGGCGGGGAATGGTCGTGGCTTCAATAGTGTCCGCAGAAAAGAGCGGGATTTTTGACATGCGCATCTCCTTTTTTGAGAGAGTGGGCTCAAAAAATATCGTTCTATTGTCTCGGCAAATTTCCACGCTGTTTGAGGCCCAAGTATCGGCTTTGCGTATTTTTCGGCTTTTGGCGGCGGAGAGCGAAAAGCCGGTCATAGGAAGGATACTGACCGAAGTGGCGGATGACTTGCAAGGTGGCAGTTCCATTTCCAAAGCGCTTTCAAAACATCCAAAAATTTTTTC
This is a stretch of genomic DNA from bacterium. It encodes these proteins:
- a CDS encoding PilT/PilU family type 4a pilus ATPase, translating into MDYKKELFNLIEDVIKEGGSDLHISENKNPTIRVSGFLVPLVSKAVLTHKDTMGFLDELLAPANKELFMREQVVDFSYGYKDKVRFRGNAFFQQGAVSIVLRLIPKEIKTISELNLPPILETFTQKQQGFFLVVGPIGHGKTTTLASMIELVNQTRPEHIMTIEDPIEFVYEQKQSIVDQREVRIDAKDFHSALSSMFRQDVDVLLIGEMRDTETISAAVTAAETGHLVFSTLHTNNAAQTIDRIIDSFPAAQQDQIRVQLASSLSGIFSQRLLPRISGGLIPAYELLIANNAVSNLIREKRSHEINTVIETGLDEGMISLNRTLADLVRSGEITAENAMLYSTNPKILERMM
- a CDS encoding response regulator, whose product is MKDSQTGKKLLIVDDDKFLVNMYSAKFKSEGFEVETANNGQEALGKIRNGLQADGVVFDIVMPSMDGLEFLRVMKKENLLPNAASIALTNQSQPTDMEEAEKLGVKGYIVKASTIPSEVVEEVRKILKK
- a CDS encoding GspE/PulE family protein, yielding MTFLENLIEKKILEKKDIAAIKSEIQKSGKDLDDALIKRGVSEAVLLEAKSSYFDIPKRVLNSQNIPFETLKYVPEESALYYRFVPIGLADGVLEVGIVDPDNIEARDALNFISAKVNLPFKIFLITKTDFDKVMQTYKGLSSEVTRALTELESELSEEEVVQASVQKTADGETRIIEEAPVTKIVATMLHYATEGQASDIHVEHVGDKVRVRFRVDGILNTSLILPVKVHAAVIARIKILSNMRLDEKRKPQDGRFSAKIAGRKIDFRVSTFPSYYGEKIVMRILDTEKGVLPTDKMGISERNLKMIKEAINRPYGMILISGPTGSGKSTTLYSMINELDKEKKNVLSLEDPVEYNIPGMSQSQVRPEIGYTFASGLRSTLRQDPDVIMVGEIRDKETAQLAVQAALTGHLVLSTIHTNNSVGVIPRLIDMGVDPYLIAPTLILAIAQRLVKQICPQTGKPIPVEGSIKATIDKQFADVPEEFKKDIVFEKEVLEAVPSEECPKGTRGRLAVFEILAMDRAVEKVILENPTEAALMEVARAQGMLTMKEDAIIKSFEKKIPWEEVNKL